One stretch of Ooceraea biroi isolate clonal line C1 chromosome 4, Obir_v5.4, whole genome shotgun sequence DNA includes these proteins:
- the LOC113561845 gene encoding uncharacterized protein LOC113561845 produces MALHLLQTNLNHARRAQDLYVHSLAERGFGLGIAAEPYRVPVDHPHWAADGRGSVAITWCPAAGSPPMTLIESGGGFVAVAWGDVAVVGCYASPAMGLAEFEEYLDRVGECVSTRLLPRPVLIAGDFNAKSCVWGSPRSDARGEALVDWAATLGLCVLNTGSESTCVRWQGESIVDLTLANPAAARRVSGWRVESGLETLSDHVYISMALAPPPGTNPPPRRPVGGGRPRRWKIKEMCGDTLIASLLAATWPDRSPAEDVEEEASWLRGIVTDACDASMPRAGRPPGRRAAYWWSGEIAELRRSSVRARRRFLRARGQGLPRGSTMPMGSTVRRGAPLGKRSAGPRTGPGTISSGV; encoded by the coding sequence ATGGCCCTACACCTCCTCCAGACCAACCTAAACCACGCCCGCCGGGCCCAAGACCTGTACGTCCACAGCCTGGCGGAGCGTGGTTTCGGGTTGGGGATCGCGGCGGAGCCATATCGCGTGCCCGTCGACCACCCACACTGGGCCGCCGACGGGCGTGGCTCCGTCGCGATCACATGGTGCCCCGCCGCGGGCTCCCCCCCTATGACTCTGATTGAGTCCGGGGGGGGGTTCGTGGCGGTCGCGTGGGGAGACGTCGCCGTGGTCGGCTGCTACGCGTCTCCGGCAATGGGCCTCGCCGAATTCGAGGAATACCTGGATCGGGTGGGGGAATGCGTGAGTACGCGCCTTCTCCCCCGCCCAGTCCTGATCGCGGGGGACTTCAACGCGAAGTCTTGCGTCTGGGGTTCCCCGCGGTCGGACGCCAGGGGCGAGGCCCTCGTCGATTGGGCGGCGACTCTGGGCCTGTGCGTCCTGAACACAGGCTCGGAGAGCACCTGCGTGCGGTGGCAGGGGGAGTCAATTGTTGACTTGACTCTGGCCAACCCTGCTGCTGCACGCAGAGTGTCGGGGTGGAGGGTGGAGTCGGGCCTGGAGACATTGTCGGACCACGTCTACATCTCCATGGCCCTGGCTCCGCCCCCAGGGACGAACCCACCCCCTCGCCGCCCGGTCGGAGGCGGCCGACCACGGCGATGGAAGATTAAGGAAATGTGCGGGGACACGCTGATCGCTAGTCTCCTCGCGGCGACATGGCCGGACAGAAGTCCGGCCGAAGACGTGGAGGAGGAGGCCTCCTGGCTTCGGGGCATAGTCACGGACGCGTGCGACGCGTCGATGCCCCGAGCCGGGAGGCCCCCAGGCCGGCGGGCCGCATACTGGTGGTCGGGGGAGATTGCCGAACTTCGGCGCTCCTCCGTCCGCGCCAGGAGGCGCTTTTTGCGCGCCCGCGGTCAGGGATTGCCGCGAGGATCGACAATGCCTATGGGGAGTACCGTACGGCGAGGTGCTCCCTTGGGCAAGCGATCAGCCGGGCCAAGGACGGGGCCTGGGACGATCTCCTCCGGAGTATAA
- the LOC113561847 gene encoding actin cytoskeleton-regulatory complex protein PAN1-like: MGAEAPEGVDEEAWESPREVVVVSDVEEGVSLRAILDPAASSSAADGSRGGTRRPRTRQTARRGGSSARSGNRAGRASRDSSRESAASTTCDVASLPGDVDTDASASETGRKRKRGRPPTTGEYVGLAEAKRAAREEERLSREWEREKEVLASIPSPADKRERESWEVQVERFRECPSPDITARVMEHLETVVKVAKNSGHLQGPYIRALKEAAASIRAALTVTAERRGAGAPSLSTENAALRGEVESLKSQVRELRDTISLMGRATAGDGGESQRVADSPVLRVRGRRLETPPRSPATSEAGLRTETTPQKGGGPPAEREDPLVAMEARIMASMGTMVSRIVAEAVAPLVRRTVGERAEPPRQDGPEETSVDTAKKRRKRNRKKGGGGAGGVPPALSPPRAERQSEQAVAGPVGQATVGEKEQPWSTVVGRRAARPTAQPPAPAGKGKPVPGKPAPGRGASGGGKPATGKPSPPGGRPGAKGPKPPKAPKTAAVVITAADGDYKGAVEKEQKGVDIDALGIAAPRVRRALTGALIYEIPGPESATKADELASRLEKVFEGSGVRVTRPLKKAELRVRRLDDAATEESVSRAVAATGGCDPRDVEVGPIQRSPDGLGTS; the protein is encoded by the coding sequence ATGGGCGCGGAGGCGCCGGAGGGCGTGGACGAGGAGGCGTGGGAGTCGCCTCGAGAGGTGGTGGTGGTGTCGGACGTTGAGGAGGGGGTCTCGCTGAGGGCCATTTTGGATCCGgcggcctcctcctccgcggCCGACGGCAGCCGCGGGGGCACGCGACGGCCGCGGACCCGTCAAACGGCGAGGAGGGGAGGGTCGAGCGCGCGATCCGGCAATCGGGCCGGTCGGGCCAGCCGGGACAGTTCCCGGGAATCGGCTGCCTCGACGACGTGCGACGTGGCGTCCCTTCCGGGGGACGTCGACACCGACGCGTCGGCGAGCGAGACGGGAAGGAAGCGCAAGCGCGGGAGGCCCCCTACCACCGGGGAGTACGTCGGCCTGGCGGAGGCCAAGCGCGCCGCCAGGGAGGAGGAGCGGCTGTCGAGGGAGTGGGAGCGGGAGAAGGAAGTCCTCGCCTCCATTCCCTCGCCAGCCGACAAGAGGGAGCGCGAATCCTGGGAAGTCCAGGTGGAGCGCTTTCGGGAGTGCCCGTCACCCGACATCACCGCTCGGGTGATGGAGCACCTCGAAACCGTGGTGAAGGTCGCGAAGAACTCGGGCCACCTTCAGGGCCCCTATATCAGGGCCCTGAAGGAGGCCGCGGCGAGCATCAGGGCGGCGCTCACCGTCACTGCTGAGAGGAGGGGCGCCGGAGCCCCTTCTCTCAGCACGGAGAACGCCGCCCTGAGGGGCGAGGTGGAGTCCCTCAAGTCGCAGGTGCGCGAACTGAGGGACACCATCTCCCTCATGGGACGGGCGACCGCGGGGGACGGGGGGGAGAGCCAGCGGGTGGCTGACTCCCCCGTCCTGCGCGTCAGGGGGCGGAGGCTGGAGACTCCGCCGAGGAGCCCGGCGACGTCGGAGGCAGGACTCCGAACCGAGACCACCCCGCAGAAGGGGGGAGGTCCTCCCGCCGAAAGGGAGGACCCCCTGGTCGCCATGGAGGCCAGAATTATGGCCTCCATGGGGACCATGGTCTCAAGGATCGTCGCGGAGGCGGTGGCACCCTTGGTGAGGCGCACCGTGGGAGAGAGAGCGGAGCCTCCCCGGCAGGATGGACCGGAGGAGACGAGCGTCGACACcgcgaagaagaggaggaagaggaacagGAAGAAGGGGGGTGGTGGGGCGGGTGGAGTCCCGCCAGCCCTCAGCCCCCCTCGGGCAGAACGGCAGTCCGAGCAGGCGGTGGCCGGCCCGGTCGGCCAGGCTACGGTCGGCGAGAAGGAGCAGCCGTGGTCGACGGTGGTGGGCAGGAGGGCCGCGAGGCCAACCGCCCAGCCACCGGCCCCCGCGGGTAAGGGCAAACCCGTGCCGGGCAAACCCGCCCCTGGTAGGGGGGCCAGCGGGGGGGGCAAACCCGCGACGGGCAAACCCTCCCCGCCCGGCGGTCGACCCGGCGCGAAGGGGCCGAAGCCCCCTAAGGCGCCCAAGACGGCGGCCGTCGTTATCACGGCCGCCGACGGCGACTACAAGGGGGCCGTGGAGAAGGAGCAGAAGGGCGTGGACATCGACGCCCTGGggatcgccgcgccgcgagtgaGGAGGGCCCTGACGGGGGCCCTCATTTACGAGATCCCGGGGCCGGAGTCCGCCACCAAGGCGGACGAGCTGGCCTCCCGTTTGGAGAAGGTTTTTGAGGGGTCGGGTGTAAGGGTCACCCGACCCCTCAAGAAGGCGGAGCTGCGCGTCCGACGGCTGGACGACGCGGCTACGGAGGAGTCGGTGTCTCGGGCGGTCGCAGCCACGGGAGGCTGCGACCCCCGAGACGTCGAAGTAGGGCCGATCCAGAGGTCCCCAGACGGCCTGGGGACCTCTTGA
- the LOC113561848 gene encoding uncharacterized protein LOC113561848: MRPIDVTPKIADKLLATVYSNVKIAAPARFTVGDSVRVSKYKTVFDKGYTPNWTTEVFRIIKVQTTNPVTYFIEGSRGEPIAGGFYEHELHRVANPDIYLVEKVLRRKGAEVYVKWLRFDDSHNSWIHKGNVV, encoded by the coding sequence ATGAGACCCATCGATGTAACGCCCAAGATCGCAGATAAACTCTTGGCCACGGTGTACAGCAACGTAAAGATTGCAGCCCCGGCGCGATTCACAGTAGGTGACTCGGTACGCGTCAGCAAGTACAAGACGGTCTTCGACAAGGGCTACACGCCAAACTGGACGACCGAGGTATTCAGAATCATCAAGGTGCAGACGACTAATCCCGTGACCTATTTCATCGAGGGTTCGCGCGGCGAGCCAATCGCCGGAGGATTCTACGAACACGAATTGCATCGCGTTGCTAATCCGGACATATATCTCGTGGAAAAGGTGTTACGCAGGAAAGGTGCCGAGGTTTACGTAAAATGGTTGAGATTCGATGATTCGCACAATTCATGGATACACAAGGGCAATGtagtttag
- the LOC113561808 gene encoding uncharacterized protein LOC113561808, which translates to MAAFKAAIRLEDLGIPHVRVKRALTGARILEVPGPDAHAKADKLAEGIRGVLTDGQWSVVRPTKKAEMMVRGLEDSISANEVAAAIATAGGCSPTSVETGPIKEAPDGLGRIWVRCPAVAALKVAKQARIQIGWTRVGVVLLEPRPLQCYKCLEVGHVQQRCPNQENRGDRCYRCGGTGHRARDCPAEAPHCPLCADLGKPAGHRLGGPVCARNNSGRKKKGRRAAAEGSGTSNAPVTPAPRPGPPSRQVEERGVATEETPMEQRPPKRPRADPGAGGGAKGTAGGLALPAATPTTGETGEEGSPPPPTEGVETGADNAAPPTEKADLEEVVMADQ; encoded by the coding sequence ATGGCCGCCTTCAAGGCGGCCATCAGGCTGGAGGACCTCGGGATCCCTCATGTTCGAGTAAAGCGGGCCCTAACCGGGGCCCGCATACTCGAGGTTCCCGGACCGGATGCCCACGCCAAGGCCGACAAGCTGGCGGAGGGCATCCGGGGGGTCCTCACGGATGGGCAGTGGTCGGTGGTCCGCCCCACCAAGAAGGCCGAGATGATGGTCCGGGGTCTGGAGGACTCCATCTCGGCCAACGAAGTGGCGGCGGCCATCGCCACTGCGGGGGGCTGCAGTCCCACTTCGGTGGAGACGGGCCCCATCAAGGAGGCCCCGGATGGCCTGGGCCGAATCTGGGTCCGGTGCCCCGCCGTTGCGGCCCTTAAGGTCGCGAAGCAGGCCCGGATCCAGATTGGCTGGACGAGAGTGGGGGTGGTGCTGCTGGAGCCACGCCCCCTCCAGTGCTATAAATGCCTGGAGGTGGGGCACGTACAGCAGCGCTGCCCCAACCAGGAGAATCGCGGTGATCGGTGCTACCGTTGCGGCGGCACTGGTCACCGCGCCAGGGACTGCCCCGCCGAGGCCCCACACTGCCCGCTCTGTGCGGACCTGGGCAAGCCTGCGGGGCATCGCCTGGGGGGTCCGGTTTGCGCCCGCAATAACAGCGGGCGCAAAAAGAAGGGAAGAAGGGCAGCGGCGGAGGGGTCGGGGACATCTAATGCCCCCGTTACGCCCGCCCCGCGGCCCGGACCCCCCTCGAGACAGGTGGAGGAGCGGGGCGTTGCGACGGAGGAAACTCCAATGGAGCAGCGCCCCCCCAAACGACCCCGAGCAGACCCCGGGGCGGGAGGAGGAGCGAAGGGGACTGCCGGGGGTTTGGCCCTCCCGGCAGCAACGCCCACGACCGGCGAAACGGGGGAGGAGGGTTCGCCCCCTCCCCCCACCGAGGGAGTTGAAACCGGGGCGGACAACGCCGCCCCCCCTACCGAGAAGGCTGACCTGGAGGAGGTTGTAATGGCCGATCAGTAA